A window of Trichoderma atroviride chromosome 3, complete sequence contains these coding sequences:
- a CDS encoding uncharacterized protein (EggNog:ENOG41) gives MRQFPWLLYVYPWMPYPRRIIIYLREKGIPSSIVTIVPVTDPQLGNQVDSRFPAKPLGSLPILAIPKDNHGAHFTYIRQSLAIMSYLDELCDNGEEGFPRSRYSMRGADALQRAHVNGVIALADECTTQWNAIRLFGTGAGPFPLPEASNEMLRWVRRSLMTIEEAYKDRDMAPPIQSERDESATGSSVNLADIVLYQFLEFTVDCYGVDMTQGSGKIVKDVYGRYVLEKFPKLEEFYNAFKTRKSVIRDVEQGEVPPSAVLEKMRNWHKGSL, from the coding sequence AGAAAGGAATCCCATCTTCTATTGTGACTATTGTACCGGTCACAGATCCTCAATTAGGCAACCAGGTTGACTCACGGTTCCCTGCTAAGCCACTTGGGAGCTTACCTATCCTTGCCATTCCAAAGGACAATCATGGTGCCCATTTCACATACATTCGTCAGTCGCTAGCTATTATGAGTTACCTAGACGAACTATGCGACAATGGCGAAGAGGGGTTCCCGCGCTCTCGTTATTCCATGCGTGGAGCCGATGCTCTCCAACGGGCGCACGTCAACGGAGTGATCGCCTTGGCGGACGAGTGCACGACTCAATGGAATGCCATACGTCTCTTCGGTACTGGTGCAGGACCTTTTCCTCTACCAGAGGCATCAAATGAGATGTTGCGTTGGGTTCGACGCTCACTCATGACGATCGAAGAGGCGTACAAAGATCGCGACATGGCACCGCCAATACAGAGTGAGAGGGACGAGTCCGCTACTGGCAGTAGCGTGAATCTCGCAGACATTGTGTTGTACCAGTTTCTCGAATTTACCGTCGACTGCTATGGCGTGGATATGACTCAGGGATCGGGCAAGATAGTAAAGGACGTTTATGGGCGATATGTCTTGGAGAAATTCCCAAAGCTAGAAGAGTTTTACAACGCATTTAAGACTCGGAAAAGTGTGATCAGAGATGTTGAGCAGGGAGAGGTACCGCCTTCGGCAGTTTTGGAGAAAATGAGAAATTGGCATAAAGGGAGCCTCTAA